One stretch of Prunus persica cultivar Lovell chromosome G1, Prunus_persica_NCBIv2, whole genome shotgun sequence DNA includes these proteins:
- the LOC18793277 gene encoding histone-lysine N-methyltransferase ASHR2, with protein MEMTKDLLRVTEKEGRGRALVAAQPLKGGQIVLRDSPILLYSALPLISPSLHPYCNHCFKTLKQPQPQAAGSSACVCPWCSHHAFCSSNCLSSALSYSHSPWVCQALRRLRDSPSPLSDQPLERQVQARFLIAAYNLAIVSPFNFQMLLSLQGQPDDSAAADTTAAAHFLHYLISSLCAPPPALQEQQLFSADLSAALLAKDKLNAFGLMEPFSETSQRSSRAYAIYPKASFFNHDCLPNACRFDYVDADGDRNTDMVIRMIHDVPAGREICLSYFPVNQSYSNRQRTLAEDYGFACQCDRCKVEANWSDNEENIEGEEEAEGMDEDQDQEMEAASESEPESGSDIEEAQAQVESDFPHAYFFLSFMCNRTNCWGTLAPLPPKDDGTPSNVMECNVCGHLKKDEEISGHGHDGLSIDG; from the coding sequence ATGGAAATGACAAAAGACTTATTGAGGGTAACAGAGAAAGAAGGGAGAGGGAGGGCGTTGGTGGCGGCTCAGCCACTGAAGGGCGGTCAAATCGTTCTCAGAGACTCTCCAATCCTCCTATACTCTGCTCTTCCTCTcatctctccttctcttcaCCCTTACTGTAACCACTGCTTCAAAACCCTAAAGCAACCTCAACCTCAAGCTGCTGGTTCTTCAGCTTGTGTATGTCCATGGTGTTCACACCATGCCTTCTGCAGTTCCAATTGCCTCTCCTCTGCTCTCTCCTATTCCCACTCTCCTTGGGTCTGCCAAGCCCTCCGCCGCCTCCGCGACTCCCCTTCCCCTCTCTCCGACCAACCGCTGGAGCGTCAGGTCCAGGCCCGCTTCCTCATCGCCGCCTACAACCTCGCAATCGTTTCCCCGTTCAATTTCCAGATGCTCTTGTCTCTCCAGGGCCAGCCAGACGACTCGGCCGCCGCCGACACCACCGCGGCTGCGCACTTTCTGCATTATCTCATCTCTTCCCTCTGCGCTCCTCCTCCCGCTCTCCAAGAGCAGCAGCTGTTTTCGGCGGACCTCTCGGCGGCTCTGCTGGCCAAGGACAAGCTAAATGCCTTTGGATTAATGGAGCCCTTCTCGGAAACTTCGCAGAGGTCCAGCAGAGCCTACGCCATTTATCCAAAGGCTTCGTTCTTCAACCACGATTGCCTCCCCAATGCCTGCAGATTCGATTATGTCGACGCTGACGGCGACCGCAACACCGATATGGTGATCAGGATGATCCATGATGTTCCGGCGGGAAGGGAGATTTGCTTGAGCTATTTTCCGGTGAACCAGAGTTATTCTAACCGGCAGAGGACTTTGGCGGAGGACTATGGGTTTGCTTGTCAATGTGATCGCTGCAAGGTCGAAGCCAATTGGTCTGATAATGAGGAAAACATTGAGGGTGAGGAAGAAGCAGAGGGCATGGACGAGGACCAAGACCAGGAAATGGAAGCAGCCTCAGAATCAGAACCAGAGTCGGGTAGTGACATTGAAGAAGCCCAAGCCCAAGTGGAATCTGATTTCCCACACGCCTATTTCTTCCTCAGTTTCATGTGTAATAGAACCAATTGCTGGGGCACTCTGGCCCCTTTGCCCCCCAAAGATGATGGAACTCCTTCTAATGTAATGGAATGCAATGTCTGTGGCCACCTgaagaaagatgaagagaTCAGTGGTCATGGTCATGATGGGCTCTCAATCGATGGCTAA